A window from Drosophila yakuba strain Tai18E2 chromosome 3L, Prin_Dyak_Tai18E2_2.1, whole genome shotgun sequence encodes these proteins:
- the LOC6532927 gene encoding larval cuticle protein A2B — MAQKLILVLSALVAVSTAVVVPGPGLALPAYPSYPALAKVAAPLVAKVAGPEPYDPNPQYTFSYDVHDGSTGDVKSQQETRSGDVVQGAYSLIEADGTRRIVEYTADPVHGFNAVVRREGAVVKAVAPVAKVLAPSPLLHAAPLVAKLPAYGPALAPAYPALAHGYGPALAPAYGPALPKLALPALPALSPLGYH, encoded by the exons ATGGCACAGAAACTGATCCTCGTCCTGAGCGCCCTGGTGGCGGTGTCCACCGCCGTGGTGGTTCCTGGTCCCGGACTGGCACTGCCCGCCTATCCATCGTACCCGGCGCTGGCCAAGGTGGCTGCTCCTCTGGTGGCCAAGGTGGCGGGTCCGGAGCCCTACGATCCCAATCCCCAGTACACCTTCAGCTACGATGTTCAT GATGGCTCCACTGGCGACGTGAAGAGCCAGCAGGAGACCCGCAGCGGAGATGTGGTGCAGGGTGCCTACTCCCTGATCGAGGCCGATGGAACCCGCCGCATTGTGGAGTACACCGCCGATCCCGTGCACGGATTCAACGCAGTGGTGCGCCGCGAGGGAGCCGTGGTGAAGGCTGTGGCTCCGGTGGCCAAGGTTCTGGCCCCGTCTCCGCTGCTCCATGCCGCACCCCTGGTGGCCAAGCTGCCCGCCTATGGACCGGCTCTGGCGCCCGCCTACCCGGCTCTGGCCCACGGATACGGACCGGCTTTGGCTCCCGCCTATGGACCAGCTCTGCCCAAGCTGGCACTGCCCGCTCTACCCGCCCTGTCGCCCCTGGGCTACCACTAA
- the LOC6532933 gene encoding neural/ectodermal development factor IMP-L2 — translation MQKMNLHVCALALLLFGSIATVRGRAVDLVDDSNDVDNSIEAEEEKPRNRAFEADWLKFTKTPPTKLQQTDGATIEIVCEMMGSQVPKIQWVVGHLPRSELDDLDSNQVAEEAPSAIVRVRSSHIIDHVLSEARTYTCVGRTGSKTIYASTVVHPPRSSRLTPEKTYPGAQKPRIIYTEKTHLDLMGSNIQLPCRVHARPRAEITWLNNDNKEIVQGHRHRVLPNGDLLISEIKWEDMGNYKCIARNVVGKDTADTFVYPVLNEEN, via the exons AAAATGAATTTACATGTGTGCGCCTTagcgctgctgctgttcggCAGTATCGCCACTGTCCGCGGAAGAGCCGTGGACCTGGTAGACGATAGCAACGACGTGGACAACTCCAtcgaggcggaggaggagaagcCACGCAACCGAGCCTTCGAAGCCGATTGGCTCAAGTTCACCAAGACGCCGCCGACCAAGCTGCAGCAGACGGATGGAGCCACCATCGAGATCGTTTGCGAGATGATGGGCTCCCAGGTGCCCAAAAtccagtgggtggtgggtcATCTGCCACGCTCGGAACTCGATGATCTGGACTCCAATCAGGTGGCCGAGGAGGCGCCCAGTGCCATTGTACGCGTCCGTTCGTCGCACATCATCGACCACGTGCTGAGCGAGGCACGCACCTACACGTGTGTGGGGCGCACTGGCTCCAAGACCATCTATGCCAGCACAGTGGTGCATCCACCACGCTCCTCTCGCCTGACGCCGGAGAAGACCTATCCGGGTGCCCAGAAGCCGCGCATCATCTACACCGAGAAGACGCATCTGGACCTGATGGGCTCCAACATCCAGCTGCCCTGCCGCGTGCACGCCCGTCCCCGTGCCGAGATCACCTGGCTGAACAACGATAACAAGGAGATCGTGCAGGGACATCGCCACAGGGTGCTGCCCAACGGCGATCTCCTCATCTCCGAGATCAAATGGGAGGACATGGGCAACTACAAGTGCATAGCCCGCAACGTCGTCGGCAAGGACACCGCCGACACCTTCGTGTATCCCGTACTT AATGAGGAAAACTAA
- the LOC6532928 gene encoding cuticle protein 21 encodes MALIKITLICCALIAAIECALLPAAVPVGVPLNTEVDPHPQYAFAYNVQDALTGDSKSQQEVRDGDVVKGSYSVVDADGSLRTVFYTADPINGFNAVVQRGPVPVAARPLVAPVAAPLLG; translated from the exons ATGGCCCTAATCAAG ATCACCCTCATTTGCTGCGCTCTGATCGCCGCTATCGAGTGCGCCCTGTTGCCAGCCGCTGTTCCAGTGGGCGTGCCCCTCAACACGGAGGTGGATCCGCATCCTCAGTACGCCTTCGCCTACAATGTCCAGGATGCGCTCACCGGCGACAGCAAGAGCCAGCAGGAGGTGCGGGATGGCGATGTGGTCAAGGGCTCCTACTCGGTGGTGGATGCCGATGGCTCCCTGCGCACCGTCTTCTACACCGCCGATCCCATCAACGGTTTCAATGCGGTGGTGCAGCGAGGACCAGTTCCGGTGGCTGCTCGCCCTTTGGTGGCTCCGGTGGCTGCTCCACTCTTGGGCTAA
- the LOC120321475 gene encoding uncharacterized protein LOC120321475: protein MSVLSQLLLNFNQKAQTRSHHNIELINSFIT from the coding sequence ATGTCAGTGCTAAGCCAACTGCTGCTCAACTTCAACCAGAAAGCCCAGACCAGGAGCCACCACAACATAGAGCTGATAAATTCGTTCATAACATAA
- the LOC6532925 gene encoding extensin: protein MCNLFWLSACFLALCLPLALSEPNATSVEVLPPKTEPPKAELVPTAEKLIRYRRQPPYAVIKRSKLRRRTKGHPKIKYGPPPPHIRYAKPSFPTHVEEPSFSLDDFQHLKFDGADFKIPTSSYEAQSMDLDFYNHDTEPDLYGAHKFPSLDFGLVTTHEHVPHQKYGLPPAQQSFQPDHSFATHYEPPPAPAHPPATRYGVPDAPAPVPSYTHQDLPAPDSYSIYEQKIPNVGYHQNFAEPPKHKPKHGSINNPNFEIAYSPPAFEISTSYQSNHQQSYVPPHPPSSHDGFAEPPSNNYVKTPQHPPTNSYAPPQHPSSSYDQPPQHPPPSYSQPPQHPPSSYDPPAQHPSSSYDPPAQHPSSSYNQPPSSSYDQPPQHPSSSYDQPPQHPSSSYDQPPQEHPNSYQHPPSSTYDQPPQHPPSNYVSSDSHSINTYPQDDYAPPSQELPLNPHHKFPSFDFPKSSYEVPIYDPVPFEASNRDEQESYPPILASSPDLNEITSDAHAAGSSKRRKRKRKPAAGVVPAKHTLDVPELQQAYDADSHLGESNENADTDANSSHYVERKQSFFNFVTPTTTTSTTTPAPWTPMRGRSGTTRTAFIPTIVTSTPGTPTTDRSRSRGSSRYRKNQQPVNPSSPDPTTTSVRIDQSHSQSYYDGTIAPPTRQQFSPTIGGRGTRPTRPSYVRNHGPVSPLALQPADGRGPPTSKRTTKGVFDTTLFKSPLSDREMERNLHGLRQNLPKNHKLY from the exons ATGtgcaatttgttttggctttcGGCCTGTTTT TTGGCCCTCTGTCTGCCCCTCGCCCTCAGCGAACCCAATGCCACCAGTGTTGAGGTGTTGCCACCTAAGACTGAGCCACCAAAAGCAGAGCTGGTGCCCACGGCGGAGAAACTAATCCGATACCGCCGTCAGCCACCCTACGCCGTGATCAAGCGCTCCAAGCTGCGCCGGCGGACTAAGGGTCATCCCAAGATTAAGTACGGACCACCACCGCCGCACATTCGCTATGCGAAACCCTCATTCCCAACGCATGTCGAGGAGCCCAGCTTCTCGCTGGATGACTTTCAGCACCTGAAGTTCGATGGTGCGGACTTTAAGATACCCACTTCCAGCTACGAAGCGCAGTCCATGGATCTGGACTTCTACAATCACGATACGGAACCGGATCTCTATGGAGCACACAAATTCCCAAGCCTGGACTTTGGCTTGGTCACCACTCATGAGCATGTTCCCCACCAGAAGTACGGCTTGCCTCCTGCACAGCAGAGCTTCCAGCCTGATCACTCTTTTGCTACGCACTATGAGCCTCCTCCCGCTCCGGCTCATCCGCCGGCTACTCGCTATGGAGTACCCGATGCACCAGCTCCAGTGCCCAGCTATACGCATCAGGATCTGCCAGCTCCGGACTCGTATTCCATATACGAGCAGAAGATTCCCAATGTGGGCTACCATCAGAACTTTGCGGAACCACCCAAGCATAAACCTAAACATGGTTCCATCAATAATCCCAACTTTGAGATTGCCTATTCTCCGCCCGCATTTGAGATCAGCACTTCCTATCAGTCCAATCACCAGCAGAGCTATGTACCACCCCATCCTCCGTCATCTCATGATGGGTTTGCGGAGCCACCGTCCAATAACTATGTGAAGACTCCCCAGCATCCGCCAACAAATAGCTATGCACCACCCCAACATCCTTCTTCGAGCTACGACCAGCCTCCACAGCATCCGCCTCCCAGCTACAGCCAGCCTCCCCAGCATCCACCCTCCAGTTATGATCCGCCTGCTCAACATCCCTCATCCAGTTATGATCCGCCTGCTCAACATCCCTCATCCAGTTATAATCAACCTCCCTCCTCCAGTTACGATCAACCTCCCCAACATCCCTCCTCCAGCTACGATCAACCTCCCCAGCATCCTTCCTCCAGTTATGATCAACCACCCCAGGAGCACCCAAACTCCTACCAACATCCTCCTTCATCCACATACGATCAGCCACCTCAGCATCCTCCTTCAAACTATGTGTCCTCCGACTCCCATTCCATCAATACTTATCCGCAGGACGACTACGCACCACCGTCGCAGGAGCTGCCCTTGAATCCACACCACAAGTTTCCTAGTTTCGATTTTCCCAAATCCAGCTACGAAGTGCCCATCTACGATCCCGTTCCCTTCGAGGCCTCCAATCGCGATGAACAGGAGTCATATCCACCCATCTTGGCATCCTCTCCCGATCTGAATGAGATAACTTCAGATGCCCATGCCGCTGGTAGTTCCAAGCGGCGAAAGAGGAAGCGAAAGCCCGCTGCTGGAGTTGTGCCCGCCAAGCATACCCTTGATGTTCCTGAGCTTCAGCAGGCCTACGACGCGGATAGCCACTTGGGGGAGTCGAACGAAAATGCAGATACGGATGCGAATAGCTCTCACTATGTGGAGAGGAAGCAGAGTTTCTTCAActttgtcacgcccacaacCACGACGTCGACGACGACTCCGGCACCTTGGACTCCAATGAGGGGCAGGAGTGGTACGACCCGCACGGCATTCATACCCACCATTGTTACCAGTACTCCGGGAACTCCCACCACCGATCGCAGTAGAAGTCGCGGCTCTTCTCGGTATCGCAAAAACCAGCAACCTGTGAATCCCAGTTCACCCGATCCAACCACCACCAGCGTTCGCATCGATCAATCCCACTCGCAAAGCTATTACGATGGAACCATTGCACCACCGACCAGGCAACAGTTTTCACCCACCATCGGAGGACGTGGCACGAGACCTACGAGACCGAGTTACGTTAGAAACCACGGCCCAGTGTCACCACTGGCACTGCAGCCCGCAGATGGAAGGGGTCCACCCACATCCAAGCGAACCACCAAGGGCGTCTTCGATACGACGCTGTTCAAGAGTCCCCTCAGTGATCGAGAAATGGAGAGAAATCTCCATGGGCTGCGTCAGAACTTGCCAAAAAATCACAAACTATACTGA
- the LOC6532929 gene encoding larval cuticle protein A2B codes for MIAQTLFVLALILSAVVAIPIDPYGLSAPGLTYAAPKLLAAPAISYAAPKLLAAPAISYAAPAISYAPKVLAAPVAVAKVAVAEPYDPNPQYSFSYGVTDHHTGDSKQQEETLVNGVVHGSYSLAEPDGTIRKVTYTADKVNGFNAVVEKKGVAAVAIAKPALAIAAVPAITKIGYASAPGLSLGGYH; via the exons ATGATTGCCCAG ACTCTGTTCGTTTTGGCACTGATCCTGTCCGCTGTGGTGGCCATTCCCATTGATCCCTATGGACTGTCGGCTCCGGGACTCACCTATGCGGCTCCCAAGCTGCTAGCTGCTCCTGCCATCTCCTATGCGGCTCCCAAGCTCCTGGCTGCTCCTGCCATCTCGTATGCCGCTCCTGCCATCTCATATGCTCCCAAGGTCCTGGCTGCTCCCGTTGCCGTGGCCAAAGTGGCTGTGGCCGAGCCCTACGATCCCAATCCGCAGTACAGCTTCTCGTACGGAGTAACCGATCATCACACCGGCGACTCCAAGCAGCAGGAGGAGACCCTGGTCAACGGAGTCGTCCACGGCAGCTACTCCCTGGCCGAGCCCGATGGCACCATTCGCAAGGTCACCTACACCGCCGACAAGGTCAATGGATTCAATGCCGTCGTGGAGAAGAAGGGCGTGGCCGCGGTGGCCATTGCCAAGCCAGCTCTGGCCATCGCCGCCGTTCCCGCCATCACCAAGATTGGATACGCCTCGGCGCCCGGCCTGAGTCTGGGTGGATACCACTAG
- the LOC6532930 gene encoding cuticle protein 21: MNPLAVVAVLSSMALSAQAGLVGAPLAAAPLGAPLGAPLAYSAPLGAAPYFAPAAYSAPLGYGAPLGYNAPLVAGPAPLVAKTYAAAPFAAPFAAPIAAPVAPVAPVAARLAAPVAAPFAAPIAPVAAPLAAPVAAPLAAPVAPVAAPLAAPVAAPLAAPVAAPIATEIVDAHPQYKFAYDVQDTLTGDSKTQEETRDGDVVRGSYSLIEPDGSRRIVSYYADSINGFNAVVQKDVPVAVAPVAPVLAKTVAAPVAPVVAAAPAPVFAKTLAAPIVA, from the exons ATGAATCCTCTGGCG GTTGTTGCAGTCCTCTCCTCGATGGCCCTTTCGGCTCAGGCTGGTCTGGTTGGCGCTCCTCTGGCCGCCGCTCCTCTGGGTGCTCCTCTGGGTGCTCCTCTGGCCTACTCCGCCCCTCTGGGAGCTGCTCCCTACTTCGCACCGGCTGCGTACTCCGCCCCCCTGGGCTACGGTGCTCCTTTGGGATACAACGCACCTCTGGTGGCTGGACCTGCTCCTCTGGTAGCCAAGACCTACGCTGCTGCTCCCTTCGCAGCTCCGTTCGCCGCTCCCATCgctgctccagttgctccaGTTGCCCCAGTTGCTGCTCGCCTGGCTGCCCCAGTCGCTGCTCCCTTCGCTGCCCCAATTGCTCCAGTTGCCGCTCCCCTGGCCGCTCCAGTTGCCGCTCCCCTGGCCGCTCCAGTTGCTCCAGTTGCCGCTCCCCTGGCTGCTCCAGTTGCCGCTCCCCTGGCTGCTCCAGTTGCTGCACCCATCGCCACCGAGATCGTGGATGCCCACCCCCAGTACAAGTTCGCCTACGATGTCCAGGATACGCTGACTGGTGACTCCAAGACTCAGGAGGAGACCCGTGATGGTGATGTCGTGCGCGGATCCTACTCTCTGATCGAGCCCGATGGTTCCCGTCGCATTGTCAGCTACTACGCCGACTCCATCAACGGATTCAACGCTGTGGTGCAGAAGGATGTGCCCGTTGCTGTGGCCCCAGTTGCTCCCGTTCTGGCCAAGACCGTGGCTGCTCCAGTGGCTCCAGTTGTGGCTGCTGCCCCCGCTCCAGTCTTCGCCAAGACCCTGGCCGCTCCCATCGTCGCCTAA